AGATGGTTTTAACCTAATGATGGATGTTTTTAGCACTAACAGTGGAGTTTTAAAAATAACAAAATGTGTAACTGAAACTGACAGAAATGTTCAGGATGGAATCAAGTTCTTTTCCTCGGGATTAATGCAGGCAATAAGGAACCCAACAGCTCACGAGCCAGCATTGTCATGGCCAATAAGCAAGCAGGATTGTAGTGATATATTAAGCTTCATATCTTTTTTATTTAGACAACTTGATAAAGCACAGTATTTTAAATCAGTATGATAGTAATTCAACGATAACAGTAGCATCAGCTAACACTATATTCAGGCATCGGGCATTCGCCCTCGGCCCGACCGGAGTCAGAAGCGGATCGAAGAGGTATTTCAGAAGCAGGGAAGTATATCAGCCGGACACACCCGCACCGACTAACCGCATCGCGGCCGGACCCTGACGGCTCCTTAAGTCGGTGGGACGTCGTGAATACAAAAACGTTATCGGAAATCATTGAACGGAGGAAAAACATGATATCACAAACGTTTTTTAATTCATATATTAGGGATATCAATGACTTGGATGCGTTCACACAAGTAGCTGATTTTGGTACAGACTATTTATACAATATTAGAATTGCCGCAGATGCAGATTATTCGGAGCCAAATAACTATGAAATTGAACGCACCAGGGAAATAAAGAACTTTGCGAGCATACAAGAGAAAGAAGGCTTCCCTTATCTATATAACCTTGTGTCAGTTAGGGCGTGGAGTATTTTGGAGGCTTTCGTAGATGACTTTTTTATTCTCTATCTTTCTGAAAACTTCGAAAATCTTAATAATGATACTTTTACTAAAATCAAGGGCTCGCTAATTGATTTTGTATTTATGCCGAGGTCCGAACAGGTAGAATATCTATTTGATTTGATAAAGCTTGAATATAAGATAAACACCAAGTTAGGTATTAATAGATTTGAAGGCTTATTGAAACTTATTAAACACGATGGGAAAGTAAATGATATTGTTGCTAGACACATATATGAACTATCACAAATTAGAAATGTAATAGTACATAGAAACGGTAGAGCGGATAACAGATTAATAGATAATTGTCCGTGGCTTAATCTAAGTAACGGACAACAAATAAAATTGGATGGACTTATGTTTACGAGGTATTTGAAGTCTATCTATTGGTACGTTTTGGAACTATTTGATAGACATTTTAATAAGACAGATAGAAGTGAATTTAAAGATTACTTACATCATCTCAAAAATGAACAAATCAAATCCATACAAGAATTAGGAAAGCTTAAGGACCTCAGGAAGATAAGAGAGAACTGACTTGGTAAGTATACCAGGATGCCAATGACTCCCGATAACAACACATTTACGCTTCAGGCCTAACGGCCTTCGGTCCCCGAGAAGTAACTGGCATAGAAGTAGCAAAGGGGACAACCCTGCACCGGCTAAGTCTGACGACCCGCGCTACGCGCTTAAGCAGGTGAGGGTTCGTGAATGCCATAACGTTATACGCAATTACTGCAGATCAAAAAAATGGAGTGATATCATGGATTGGCTTACTTTTATAGTAGAAGTATTAAAAACTTTGGCTTGGCCCGTTGCTGTTTTAGTAATTGCAATAATATTAAAGAAACCCATTAAAGATTTAATTCCTGCGCTAAAGAAATTAAGATATAAAGAATTTGAATTAGACTTTAATAAAGAATTAGAAGAGGTTGAGAGGAAGGCAGATGAGGCGCAACTCCCTCAAACAACTGAAGTTATTAAAAATCCCGAATTGTTAAATAACCCAAATACATTAGAGAGAATGAACTACATAAAAGATATTAATTTGAATTCATCTCGCGGTGGAATAATTGATTCTTGGTTACTTGTTGAGGAGGCACTTCGTAATTTAGCTGAGCAACACAGTCTAAGAAGTATTAATATGGCCCCGGTTCAAATACTTAGAGAATTATTTCAGAAGAATATTATTACTCACGATGTTTTTGAAATCTGTGATACATTGCGAAAGATAAGGAATGAAGCAGTTCATAGTAATAATTTTAGTGCGAGCCCTAGTGAATCAAATGAATTTATTAATATGTCGTTCCGTGTATTGGCTAGTTTGAATAAACTTCTTAATGAAAGGGAAACTGCTTAAGCATTTCAAGATGGCAGTAACAGCGCATAACAAAGTGTTCAGCATCGGGCAGCCGCCCTCGGTCTGCAGAAGTCATCCAGAGAGGTATGGGCTGCAGACACATCCATTCCCCTAAGATAAAAGCTATCTAAGGGGAATGGACGTCATGAACACAAGAACGTTATGTGAAATATTCGCATATCAAAACACAGTAAATACTATTTGTATAAGGTGACCTTAATGGAGATCGTACAATCTATAAATTCTGAAGAAATCGCATTGCTAAACAAGGATGTTCATGAAATCCATGTCTCGCTCTATCCGGAGTATTTTAAGGAATATGATTTTGATGATGTGAATGAGTTCTTTAAGAAGATAATGTCTGATCCAATTTATTATTTCTATATCGTTAAAGATGAAGGTCAGTCTCTTGGTTATGTTTGGGTAGAAACTCGGGAATATCCTGAGAACGTATTTATGAAGTCATATAGATCGGTGTACATCCATCAATTAGGGGTTAGTAAAGAGCACAGAAATAAAGGGGTTGGATCTCTTATAATGAATTGGATTAATAACTTTGCCAAAGAAAATGAAGTAAATACAATTCAACTAGATTATTGGGCAGATAATGAAGGTGCTAATCATTTTTATACGAAGAATGGTTTTAAGAGCTATCGAAATTATCTTTATAAGGGAGTAGATTGAAGAATCATTTGATAGTTGTTCGAGAAGGCGAATACATCACTTAACATTATATTCACGCTTCGGGGCATTCGCCCCTCGGTCCGGCAGAAGTTAGAAGTGGATTCAACGAGGCTTTTCAGTTGTAGGGAAGGGAATTCAGCCGGACACATCAACACCGACTAACCGCATCGCGGCCGGCTCCATTCGGAGCCTTAAGTCGGAGGGACGTCGTGAATACGGGAACGTTAGACGAAATCATTGTAAAGAAGGAAACCATTATATGAATATTAGAGGAATTATTCTTGAAGGGTTTTCAAACGCGGGTAAAACATCTCTTCTTAAAGCGATAAAACAATATCAAGCGATTGATGAATCAGCCGAGTTGAGTGTCGTAATACTTGGTGAACATTATTCTCAGATTTTGAATAATGTTCATGGGGAGTTTGTTCGATTATCAAGAGATCAGCATCTTGAACTATTAAGAGATAGAGTTGATATGCTAAAGAATTTGAATGATTGGGCGATTTATTTAGGACCATGGAAAAGAAAATCTAGAGGACTCTTTTTTGTATTAGAGAGGTTCCATTTAAATCATCGAGTCGCATTCTCGGATTTAGAAGATACAGAAATAACTCGTATTGAGAACGATTTGAATAAAATAGGAGCTAAATGTATCTTGTTAACTATATCTAATGATATTGTTGAAGAAAGAATAAAGAGTAGAAATCCAAATAACTGGATTAACAAATCAAGAGAAGATATTGATCTGGCGTGCAAAGAATTAATCGAAACCCAAAATAGACTCAGAATTCAATCGTCCAAATCAATGGTACCAACAATTGAAATAAACACTGATAATAAAGAATGGGATAAGTATGCAAAATTAATCATGGAAGATAATGACTTCGCCTAACATAACATTCAGGCTTCGGGCCAGCTTTGCTGCCCCTTGGTCCCGGGAGCATATTGCGAGATGTAATTGCCGGGACACATCCATCTTCGATGGACGTCGTGAATGCGGAAACGTTAGGCGAAATGCACAAAACAATATATATAAGGAGTTTTCCAACTAATATGAGGAGAAACCAATTAACCAAAAATGAAAAACTAACATTATGGATTTCCTTAATTGCATTATTATTTTCGATATTTTCAGGTGCTTTTACAACGTACTATACATATCAGAAAGACAAAAAAGATGATCAGGAGATTATTGATATTGCACTCATTGAATCATCCCATGATGAGACTGTTTTTTATAAAGATTTGAACATTGGAGAAATAGGATCAGCGTTGATTCCATTGAATTATAATGTTTTAGTTTCAAATAATTCAAAAAGAACAATTTCTATCATTGATCACAAACTTACTCAGACAATTAATGGGAAGATGTTTTACTACAGCAATATTGTCGACAAAGTGACCATGAATGGTAAGGATATTGAGTATCCAATTACAATTGAGTCAGGAGAAAGTATTAAACTTGTATTTCGTATTAATATTCTAATAAAAAAAGAAGTAGATGATCTTATTCAGAAAAAATATAGTTATAATTCAAAAATCCCATTCAATGATTTACATAGATATTTGCTTAGTAATGGTTATGATCTTTACGGAAATAAGGTCAAAGCAACATTTTTTGAAGATAATACTTACATGATGGAATCAGATGATTATAAAGCTCCTACTTATAAAGTTACTTTTAGAACCTCAAAACATAACGACTTTACTCAAATAATTAGTGACAGTGATATAGCTGAAAACTTTTAAAGCATGCACTCCGCCTAACACCATATTCGCGCATCGTGCCTTTCGGCCCTCGGTCAGGCACGAGGTTAGGAGTGAAGGTCGATGAGGCATTTCAGTTTCAGGAAGCGGGATCAGCCGGACACATCCGCACCACCTAACCGCATCGCGGCCGCCCTTCGGGCTTAAGGTGGTGGGACGTCGTGAATATAAGAACGTTAGCCGAAATTTATTATAAGGAGAAGGATAACTTTGTCTAGTATTTTTCTAAGTCATACTAGTTTAGATAAACCATTTGTCGAAAAATTAGCTAGGGACTTAAAACGAATTGGTATCAATGTCTGGTTTGACAAGTGGGAGATAAAAATAGGTGAATCAATTACATGGCGAATTGAAGAAGGTATTCGTGAAAACGAATATCTTGGAATAGTGTTGTCGCCTGAAGCGTTAGGCTCAGAATGGGTGAAAAGCGAATTGGGAGCCGCATGGGTAAAACAAATGCAACTAAGAAAAGTATTTGTAATACCTATCTATTATAGAGACTGTGACATACCGCTTTTTTTATCAGATAGAAAGTTTGCTGATTTTAGAACAAATTATGAACAGGGATTCGGAGAATTAGCAAGTATATTTGGTATAGAAGAGACAGAAGCAATTACTCAAGATAATTGGAGGAAGTTTACAAAGTCTAGAAAAGTTGATTGGAAGAAATATAAAATTAAAGAATTTGAAGATCTGGTCACTACGCTGGTTGATAGAGCAATTGATTATAACTGGTCAACTTGGGTTGGTGGAACAGCTAATGAATATTCAATTACTCTACATACTGTGACGGGAACTGGAAAGAAGTCAATCTCCATTAAATTAGTTGGAGATAATAATGCCTATATGGCTACATTACAGTATGCATATAATCCAAATCATTTGAGAGCTAGCGATTTTGATTTGTATCTTGGGAATTCTGTTGATGCATGTGACGAGTTTGTATGGAGACAGATGGAGAGTTTTAAACGAGAACATGGAACTTCAAATAAGAAGTCTGAACATTCTACACATAGGTTTTCAAAAGGAAATGAAATACATGAAGCTGCGATAGAGATGATAAGAAAATTCAATTGGTATAAAGGAGATAAACTCTAGTAGATTCAAGCCGAAACTTCGGCTAACATTATATTCACGCAGCGGATCCTTTCGGCTCCTCGGTCCGCAAGAAGCGATTAGCGAAGAAGTGCAGTCAGCGGACACATCCGCACCGACTAACCGCATCGCGGCCGCTCCCGTTGGTCGCTTAAGTCGGCTGGACGTCGTGAATACGGGAACGTTAGCCGACAGAATCAATAATAATAGAACAGAGGGTCGGGTAGACCCTCTAAATGTCAGAGTTCTGTAACTCACAAAAGAGTTGTAGAGCATCTTTGAAACCTTGTATGTAGATACTTCTTTCTAGGATGGACTGGAGAGAAATTTGAGCGTCTTCGTAAAGAAAAGCTGTATGTTGAAGTTGATCGGGTAAAGCTTCACGAAGCGTTCTGAAATATTGATCTGTTTCTAAAGTAAGTTGACTGTATTCGGTATGATGTTCTGAAAGTTCAGTGTAGAGTAATTCCAATCGTATTCTTATGAGTGGTTCTGCTAATGAATCTAATGTATTAACCATATGTTAGACCTCCTTTTTAACTCTATAGAGCTATTATATAACTCTACAAGGTTAAGTACAAGGTGGATATTTGACTTTATAGAGTTAATACTTCACTTTTCGTTGATGATTGCTGGTAAGAGATATAAGATGGAATTATGGAGGGGGAAAAATGAGCATTATAAAGTGTAATATAAGAGAACTTATGGCAGAGCATCGCATAGATGATATAACTGAATTGATGGCGAAATCAGGATTAAGTCGGAATTCAATTAACAAGTTATACAGGGAAACCAATATAGAAACAACAAAATTAGAAACCTTATTCAAGCTATGCGATACATTTAACTGCAAATTATCTGATCTGATTGAATATGTACCTGCAGAAGATACAGAGTGAAAGTCGATTCATGAAGAGATTCCGTCGTCTAACATAATATTCAAGCTGCGGCTCCTAACGGAGCCTTGTTCTGCTGGATGGATTTCAGGGAAGCGGACTCAGCAGACACATCCGACTTCGTCGGACGTCGTGAATACGGGAACGTTATACGACATGATTTAAGGAGCGAAAAAAATTGAAAAGAAAAAGATTTAATTTCCGAAGGGAAATTGGCTGGGCAGAGATAATTGCAAGTATTGCTTTAATTTTTGCTGTAGGACCAATAATTATTGATTACCTTACTTATAAGAGTCAAGACTCAAAGATAGAAGTTACACAAGAGGTTCCAAAGGTCTTCTTGTTTATAGACTCGAAAGATGGAAAACAAAAAATGTTTACTTATAACAGATTAGTTGTAACAAACACAGGTGGTAAAACGGTTACGTTAAATGGGTTTCAACCTAACGATATGCCTCCGGTAATATTAAATGTAGTAGATGGAAGAATATCAAATCAAACAGTGGAATACAGTATCTTTCCTCTTGACTTCCTTATGGAGGACATAAAAAATGAACCAGATAAAATATTTAATCTGAAGAAGACCAGTTTAGAAGCACTATCAGTAATCAACGAATCAATAGAACCAGGAATAACAAAGGTTTTGAACTACGGAATTGTATTTGAACCATTTGACATAAACAAAAAGCAATTGAGTGACTTAATTTTAATAAATTTCAATATTAAATTTAGTGACGGATATGAATATTCATTTAAACAAGGTTATCCTGTTTCGGAGGAGTAAATCACGTCGTATAACAGCATATTCACACATCGGGCATTCTCCCTCGGTCCGGCAGGAGATATTGGCAGTGAGTTGAAGCAACCGGACACATTCGACTACGGGACGTCGTGAATATACGAAACGTTATACGACAGACCGAAGCAATTATTATATAAAGGTGAGGGATTAAAGCATGGAAACCTTAAAATTAGTCCCGGCACTGTTAAGTGATGTTGACATTTTAAGTGAAATGAATAAAGAGCTTATTGAAGATGAAAAAAGCGAAAACTCTATGACAATAAATGAATTAACGATTAGAATGAAAGACTTTTTAAATAGTGATTGGAAAGCAATATTACTTGTCCTGGGTGAACAGATTGTTGGTTATGCCTTATACCTAGAAAGAGTGGACGTAAATAATAGGAAGGACAAAACCGTATATTTAAGACAATATTTTATCAGAAGGCAATATCGAAGAAGCGGGTTGGGAAAAAGAGGGGTTGATTTAATGAGAACGGAATTGTTCCAGGATACAACCATATCAATTGATGTACTTGAGAGTAATCCAGGAGGGAAAAGATTTTGGGAAGAGATAGGATTTAAGAAATATTATACAAACATGAGGTTAAAACCATAGGGTTTAGAGGGTAACTCAAGTGGTCGGTCGTATAACACCGTATTCACGCTGCGGCCGGCTGACGCTGACCTGGGTCGCCGCGAGGATTTTCGAGGAAGCGTAATCAGTCGACAACCCTGCGAGGCTAAGTGGCGGAGCCACCCGGCCCTAACGGGCCTTAAGCCTCTTAGGTTCGTGAATACAAGAACGTTATACGAAACCACTTAGGAAACCAAGGAGGATTTACAATGATTTGGGAGTCATCCTATTGGAAAGATGATCTCTTAGCACTATCTAAGAAGATTAATAATAAATATCGAGTAACTCCTTTTTCTGAGGAAATAGCAGTCGAAGTAGAGAAAGATATAATGATTGCTTTGTATTCAATTCGGAAGCTCGAAGAAGCACGTGAATTATCTTCTAATACTAAAGAAATTGAGTTAGAAGTAAAATCATATAAAAATCAAAAAAATGTCACTCTTTTAAACTGGCATAAAGTTGGTGACTTATTTGATTTGAATAACCCCGTTAATGAAAAGATGCGAGCAAATCATCTATATAATCAAATAATACATAGTTACATCTTTCTGATTTCTACAGATGAATCAGAAGCTATAAATGGGTTTTTCTTTTGTTCTGACAGAATGCGAAATAGGAAACTATATTATATTGAATTAGATGAGTTAAATAAATTTATTACAACTGTAGGCAATGATTATCCAGTTAGACAAAGTTTTGATTACGACGAAGCAATTAAAGATTATAAAATCGATACACATATAGAAAGTAATTAAATGTATTTGAAAGTGTGTTCAAAGTAGAGCTGGCATCGGATAACACCATATTCTCACTTCGGTCCATTCGACCCTCGGTCCGCGAGAAGTAATTGTCAGAGAAGCGAATTTAGCGGACACACCTGCACCGACTAACCGCGTCGCGGCCGGCTCCTGGCGGAGCCTTAAGTCGGTGAGGCGTCGTGAATACAACAACGTTATGTGAAATACCGGGAACTGATTATTTAAGGAGAGGGGAGAGATTCATGGAGCAAGTAGATATAACTAAAACCCTCGAAGAACTTGAAGGAGAAGGCTGGAGTGAACCAGTTTTTAGCTCTGGATTGGTAGTCCGTTCTCATGAACTAAGAAAGAAACCTTTAAATGAGTTCAATCTTGAAGACCTGAGACTATTAATACTACTACAAACTAGTTTAGATATTCTTTTGCCTTTAGCACTGGAGCGATTAGCTGAGAACCCCTTACAATATGGTGACTTATATGTTGGAGATTTATTTTGCTCAATACTAAGAGTCGATAAAGAATATTGGGAAAATAACATAGAAATAAAGAACGAATTGGATGAAGTAATAAGAATTTACGAAAATGCCAGAGAAACAGTAGATAATTATATTCAGGAAGCCGGTACATCCCATAACGTTATATTCACGCTGCAGGGCTTACGCTCCTTGGTCGCCAGATGTATAATAATCGAAGAAGATAACTCGGACGCGCACGAGCCGACCTAAGATAGGAGCAATCTAAGGCCGGCTCAAGTCGTGAATATGGGAACGTTAAGCGAAACCCCTGGATAGAAAAATGAAAACAAAAGGTGTAGAGACAATGAACAATAAAGAGTTTGAATCGCTCATTAAGCAACCAGCCAATATCCGATATGAGTACTTCATTAAGCAAGTCGTAGACAAAGAAGAGATTTGGGGATTATATGATGATGGCTGGGCAGCAAGCGCTGACGATGAGGGGAATTACTTATTTCCTTTTTGGCCTCGGGAAGAGTTTGCCGAATACTGTGCAATTGGTGATTGGAGTAATTATAAGGTAGAAGCCATCGATCTTCAGGAATTCATTGAGTTTTTTTTGTTGAGAATGGTAGAAGATGGAGTTAAACCCTCTATATTTTTTAATAATGATGATTCGGTAGTATTAGAAGTGGAAGTGCTAAAATACGATTTGGAAAGAGAATTAGAGAACTATTAGAGACCAGTAATGATGTAGTATTTCGAGGAAGTCAGGGGCATCGCATAACATCACATTCACGCATCGGGGCTTACGCCCCTCGGTCCGTAAGAAGTATTTTCGGAGAAGTTGTTTCAGCGGACAACCCTGCACCGGCTAAGTCTGACGACCCGCGCTACGCTCTTAAGCCGATGAGGGTTCGTGAATGCCTGAACGTTATCGGAGACTCATGCAAAGCTAAGCTATTTAAGGATTAGGAAGTGATCAATTGATTAAGCATTTCATTGATTTGTCAGATCAAGAGCTATGTAAGTTCCTCACCTATTGCATGTTTCGAATGAAGAAAGAATAATTCAACAATGCAAACTCTATAAGACCAGTGAAGATAGATCGCTTCATGGGATATATTTGAAAGACATATTAGTTGGAATCATTGGTTTAATACATAACCCTGATGAAATTGAAATTAAACACATTGCTATCGAAACCGAATATAGACATAGAGGAATTGGACAAGAATTAGTAAGGGCAATATCAAAGTTATATCCTGATCTAGAATTAATTGCTGAAACGAATAAAGACGCAGTGAGTTTTTATAAGAAAGTCGGCTTTATGATTACAAATCTTGGAGAGAAATATCCTGGAATAGAGCGTTTTAAATGCGTATATAAGAACATTGAAGGAGATTTCGAAGGTATTTCGAGGAAGGCTTGAGTATCCGATCACAACGTATTTACGTTGTGTCGCTATCGCTCCTTGGTCCGACCGAAGTAGGAAGAAGAGGGTTCAGGGAAGGTAATTCAGTAGCAGAGAAGCGTAGTCAGCCGGACAACCTTGCACTGCCTAACCGCGTTGCGGCCGTTTCCCTCCGGTCACTTAAGGCAGTGAAGGTTCGTGAATACAAAAACGTTAGATGAAATAACGATGAATTTTATATAGGAGGCGTTTCGTTGAAGTATTCTACCATTGTCTTAGATTTGGATGGCACATTTTTAAATTCTAAAAAGCAAGTCTCTGAAAGAAACTTTGAAGCCGTACTTTCCTGTTATCAAAGGGGGATGAGAATAATCTTTGCAACAGCACGCCCTCCTAGAACTGTAAAGTTTTTTCTTCCAAAAGAGTTGTTGGAGATTGGAGCGTTTGTGTATTATAACGGAGCACAAACAATATGTAATAAATCCAAGACCGAATTTTGTGAATCAATTCCATCTGATTTAACTTCTGAAATCATCGATTATTGCTTACATCATTATCCGCAACTAGATATGACAATGGAAGTAAAAGATGAATGGTTTGGCTTACGCGAATATGATTATACTACCACAATGAATGCAAGGTCTAACCCAATAATTAAATCATTGGAAGAATTAAAACAATATGAAGCTACAAAGATATTACTCTCCGGCAAAAATCAGATTCCAGGACTTATTTCGAAGTTTGGACAGCAAGTAAATATACTGATTACGGATAATAATCAATTGATTCAAATAATGCCACTTCAAGCATCGAAAGAGTTAGCAATTACTAGACTTTGCAATATATACAATGAAGAACTGGATTCACTGATTGTATTTGGTAATGATCACAATGATTTAGGACTGTTCAAGTCAGCTGGATATTCAATAGCAATGGGGAATGCAGTAGTTGAATTGAAAGATATTGCAGATGAAATAACAGAAACTAATGATAACGATGGAGTAGCAATAATCTTAGAAAGATTGTGTGGGTAACTCAAGGTTACATCATCTAACACAATATTCGCACTGCGAGCCATTCGGCTCTTGATCTGTCAGAAGTATATTGAGGAAGATGAATCAGGAAGATACATCCATTCCCCTAAGATAAGAGCTATCTAAGAGGAATGGGCGTCTCGAATACCCAAACGTTATAGGAAATCATTGAAAGAATGAAAGGAATATGAAAGTATGCGCATAGATGAATCATATAAAACATTAAAACTGAATTATGCATACCAAATTGCCTCTATTGCTGCGATATAATTACTAGTAAAAACATAGATGAAAAATTCAATGAATATTTATGGTTTTTCGCGAGAGATCGAGATGAATATTTCTCTGAGTTAGTACAAGGGAATGAAATTAAGTTACAAAAACCTCATAAAGAATCAATATTATATAAATTTATTAGTGATCTATTAGTTATGATTTTAACAAAAAAGGAATATTGGTTTGTGGATGATTTTTATAATTTTGAACATGAAGAAATAGAATCATATATATTACAGAACTTTATCGAGCCATTAGAAGTGTATAACCCCAAAATTAATAAATATAGAATTATCCTAGAAGAACTAAAAACTCAATCAACTGAAGAGAATAGGGATCAATACGAAGAGAAGATAAAAGATATTATTAATGAAATAATGGATTTGTTTATTGCAGGTAATAACAGTATAGAAGATGAGACTTTCTATCTTTTGTTTAATGTTAAGTTGTTTTTATATTATTTTAATGAGTTATTGTCTGAATACGTATCGGAAAGTGAATGTATAAATATTAATAGGGTTAGAGTACCAACATGGCTCAAAAAAGGTGTATTCTTCAGAGATAATGGAAGATGTCAAAATTGTTCTAGGGATTTGTCTGGAATTATTAATGTTAACCCAGAAAGGGGTTTACATTTTGATCATATAGTTTCATTAGAAAACGGAGGATCAAATGATCCGACTAATTTTCAATTATTATGTTCTGACTGTAACTTGAAGAAATCAACAAAGAATAAAAAACCTAAAT
This Paenibacillus sp. JZ16 DNA region includes the following protein-coding sequences:
- a CDS encoding GNAT family N-acetyltransferase, yielding MEIVQSINSEEIALLNKDVHEIHVSLYPEYFKEYDFDDVNEFFKKIMSDPIYYFYIVKDEGQSLGYVWVETREYPENVFMKSYRSVYIHQLGVSKEHRNKGVGSLIMNWINNFAKENEVNTIQLDYWADNEGANHFYTKNGFKSYRNYLYKGVD
- a CDS encoding toll/interleukin-1 receptor domain-containing protein, yielding MSSIFLSHTSLDKPFVEKLARDLKRIGINVWFDKWEIKIGESITWRIEEGIRENEYLGIVLSPEALGSEWVKSELGAAWVKQMQLRKVFVIPIYYRDCDIPLFLSDRKFADFRTNYEQGFGELASIFGIEETEAITQDNWRKFTKSRKVDWKKYKIKEFEDLVTTLVDRAIDYNWSTWVGGTANEYSITLHTVTGTGKKSISIKLVGDNNAYMATLQYAYNPNHLRASDFDLYLGNSVDACDEFVWRQMESFKREHGTSNKKSEHSTHRFSKGNEIHEAAIEMIRKFNWYKGDKL
- a CDS encoding DUF6809 family protein, with amino-acid sequence MVNTLDSLAEPLIRIRLELLYTELSEHHTEYSQLTLETDQYFRTLREALPDQLQHTAFLYEDAQISLQSILERSIYIQGFKDALQLFCELQNSDI
- a CDS encoding helix-turn-helix domain-containing protein — protein: MSIIKCNIRELMAEHRIDDITELMAKSGLSRNSINKLYRETNIETTKLETLFKLCDTFNCKLSDLIEYVPAEDTE
- a CDS encoding GNAT family N-acetyltransferase; this encodes METLKLVPALLSDVDILSEMNKELIEDEKSENSMTINELTIRMKDFLNSDWKAILLVLGEQIVGYALYLERVDVNNRKDKTVYLRQYFIRRQYRRSGLGKRGVDLMRTELFQDTTISIDVLESNPGGKRFWEEIGFKKYYTNMRLKP
- a CDS encoding contact-dependent growth inhibition system immunity protein — encoded protein: MEQVDITKTLEELEGEGWSEPVFSSGLVVRSHELRKKPLNEFNLEDLRLLILLQTSLDILLPLALERLAENPLQYGDLYVGDLFCSILRVDKEYWENNIEIKNELDEVIRIYENARETVDNYIQEAGTSHNVIFTLQGLRSLVARCIIIEEDNSDAHEPT
- a CDS encoding DUF2750 domain-containing protein — protein: MNNKEFESLIKQPANIRYEYFIKQVVDKEEIWGLYDDGWAASADDEGNYLFPFWPREEFAEYCAIGDWSNYKVEAIDLQEFIEFFLLRMVEDGVKPSIFFNNDDSVVLEVEVLKYDLERELENY
- a CDS encoding GNAT family N-acetyltransferase translates to MHVSNEERIIQQCKLYKTSEDRSLHGIYLKDILVGIIGLIHNPDEIEIKHIAIETEYRHRGIGQELVRAISKLYPDLELIAETNKDAVSFYKKVGFMITNLGEKYPGIERFKCVYKNIEGDFEGISRKA
- a CDS encoding HAD family hydrolase is translated as MKYSTIVLDLDGTFLNSKKQVSERNFEAVLSCYQRGMRIIFATARPPRTVKFFLPKELLEIGAFVYYNGAQTICNKSKTEFCESIPSDLTSEIIDYCLHHYPQLDMTMEVKDEWFGLREYDYTTTMNARSNPIIKSLEELKQYEATKILLSGKNQIPGLISKFGQQVNILITDNNQLIQIMPLQASKELAITRLCNIYNEELDSLIVFGNDHNDLGLFKSAGYSIAMGNAVVELKDIADEITETNDNDGVAIILERLCG
- a CDS encoding HNH endonuclease, translated to MDDFYNFEHEEIESYILQNFIEPLEVYNPKINKYRIILEELKTQSTEENRDQYEEKIKDIINEIMDLFIAGNNSIEDETFYLLFNVKLFLYYFNELLSEYVSESECININRVRVPTWLKKGVFFRDNGRCQNCSRDLSGIINVNPERGLHFDHIVSLENGGSNDPTNFQLLCSDCNLKKSTKNKKPKLLYQFYW